The following proteins are encoded in a genomic region of Fibrobacter succinogenes:
- a CDS encoding peptidylprolyl isomerase: MAFNQLDKPQAGETIAIMKTNLGTMKLRLFEEIVGECATNFIELAKQGKYDGAPFHRIIKDFMIQGGDFTRKNGTGGHAAQGPGSTIGDKYDSRLTHVRGALSWAKTAMPHSIGSQFFIVHGNNVHFLDHDQCGPGPADGYSVFGQLYEGFEVLDEIAGVQTDRMDRPYEDVIIESVTIEKA; this comes from the coding sequence ATGGCATTTAATCAGTTAGACAAACCGCAGGCAGGCGAAACTATCGCCATCATGAAGACCAATCTCGGCACGATGAAGCTTCGTCTTTTCGAAGAAATCGTCGGCGAATGCGCAACGAACTTCATTGAACTTGCCAAGCAGGGCAAGTACGACGGCGCTCCGTTCCACCGCATTATCAAGGACTTCATGATCCAGGGTGGCGACTTCACTCGCAAAAACGGTACCGGCGGACACGCAGCACAGGGCCCGGGTTCCACCATCGGCGACAAGTACGACAGCCGCCTCACCCACGTCCGTGGCGCACTCAGCTGGGCAAAGACAGCTATGCCGCACAGCATCGGCAGCCAGTTCTTCATCGTTCATGGCAACAACGTGCACTTCCTCGACCACGACCAATGCGGCCCGGGCCCGGCTGACGGTTACTCCGTGTTCGGCCAGCTCTACGAAGGCTTCGAAGTCCTCGATGAAATCGCCGGCGTGCAGACCGACCGCATGGACCGCCCGTATGAAGACGTGATTATCGAAAGCGTCACAATTGAAAAGGCGTAG
- a CDS encoding M23 family metallopeptidase yields the protein MARLTKITSVLLSTASVLCFAGTNSNIVCDAKKMDAFAYEDCIAEQRGAKLDKTDFSERTAPPAELISENYVEPLSYDPFQRDAYLTSSFGENRGTRYHAGIDYSTQMEEGWAIFAPENGFIKEIRVSPFGYGKVMFFEGESGKTWVFAHQSSFTPDVENLVRQKQYATKSNDVSIKPNTRFRKGDTLTFSGSTGIGNPHLHLEVRLNKDDITSPCQLGVKCLDTIAPQIFGVAVWQGNELALTTDEALRSGCVETPVKNEFNLSMAIKIADYSREPKENPMAIRRLELWRYDDKIYSKIVDTLSYKKMLDIRNELLWAEEADTAGDWHYIDAKLGPISTYRLEVEDFSGHVIRREFNFHQSCKNNGKFVLTKNQNTPLYTFLSKSMLDIFRCESGYQFAALNKDEQIIHKDLCKIFDHSKLLPIGKIVERFPETRYIRYTADAASTGTGHGANELIAVYPYGKYKTSINWYTKVGNAKISQKISGIPVVGDTSQRVLAVTRNQTDSLDFFEFHPKGLQFYGKWNVCIENENNQAPLYWLGETTRRWFYFEKQSGSKNRCVTTNELRDLANISDENGISIGFPYWAETLVGGTYQAALKIPLYSRYAGIPDGNAITVKTSNKWIAAEYDSEPREIIILGEDLPEAGASITIQVTDEQKRKTTKEFDIPGI from the coding sequence ATGGCCAGGCTCACAAAAATCACATCCGTTTTGCTTTCCACCGCAAGCGTTCTATGCTTTGCCGGTACCAATTCAAACATCGTCTGCGATGCAAAAAAAATGGACGCATTCGCTTACGAAGACTGCATCGCCGAACAAAGAGGCGCCAAGCTCGATAAGACGGACTTTTCCGAAAGGACAGCCCCTCCAGCCGAACTCATTTCAGAAAATTACGTTGAGCCACTCTCGTACGACCCGTTCCAGCGAGACGCCTATTTAACATCTTCGTTCGGTGAAAACCGTGGCACGCGCTACCACGCCGGCATCGACTACTCCACGCAAATGGAAGAAGGCTGGGCAATTTTCGCCCCCGAAAACGGATTCATCAAAGAAATCAGAGTATCGCCATTCGGTTACGGGAAAGTGATGTTCTTCGAAGGTGAAAGCGGAAAGACCTGGGTGTTCGCTCATCAAAGCAGTTTTACCCCGGATGTCGAAAACCTCGTGCGCCAAAAACAATACGCCACCAAAAGCAACGATGTTTCCATCAAGCCCAACACCAGATTCCGCAAAGGCGATACGCTTACATTTTCGGGAAGCACAGGCATCGGCAACCCGCACCTACATCTCGAAGTGCGATTGAATAAAGACGATATCACATCACCTTGTCAACTGGGAGTCAAGTGCCTCGATACGATTGCACCGCAAATTTTTGGAGTTGCCGTATGGCAAGGCAATGAACTCGCCCTCACGACTGACGAAGCCCTCCGCAGCGGCTGCGTCGAAACGCCTGTCAAGAACGAATTTAACTTGTCCATGGCTATCAAAATTGCAGACTACAGCCGCGAGCCCAAAGAAAATCCAATGGCCATCCGCAGACTGGAATTGTGGCGCTACGACGACAAGATTTATAGCAAAATCGTGGATACTCTCAGCTACAAAAAAATGCTCGACATTCGCAACGAACTCCTTTGGGCTGAAGAAGCAGATACCGCAGGCGACTGGCACTACATCGATGCAAAGCTTGGCCCTATATCCACCTACAGACTAGAAGTCGAAGACTTTAGCGGGCACGTCATCAGGCGCGAATTCAACTTCCATCAATCCTGCAAGAATAACGGCAAGTTCGTCCTTACCAAGAACCAGAACACGCCACTTTACACGTTCTTGAGCAAGAGCATGCTGGACATTTTCCGTTGTGAATCCGGATATCAATTTGCCGCATTGAACAAAGACGAACAAATTATCCATAAAGATCTTTGCAAAATTTTTGACCATAGTAAACTCCTCCCGATTGGAAAAATTGTCGAAAGATTCCCCGAAACTAGATACATTCGATACACCGCAGATGCAGCCTCGACTGGCACAGGGCATGGAGCAAACGAGCTTATCGCCGTTTATCCTTACGGGAAATACAAGACCAGCATCAACTGGTACACGAAAGTCGGCAATGCGAAAATTTCACAAAAGATTTCGGGCATTCCAGTCGTAGGTGACACATCGCAACGAGTGCTCGCCGTAACGCGCAACCAAACCGACAGCTTGGACTTTTTTGAATTCCATCCGAAGGGATTACAGTTCTACGGCAAGTGGAATGTCTGCATCGAAAACGAAAATAATCAAGCACCGCTCTACTGGCTCGGCGAAACAACCCGCAGATGGTTCTACTTCGAAAAGCAAAGTGGTTCCAAGAATCGTTGCGTTACAACAAACGAACTTAGAGATCTCGCCAACATTTCTGACGAAAACGGCATTTCAATCGGATTCCCCTATTGGGCCGAAACGCTCGTCGGTGGCACGTACCAGGCAGCGCTCAAAATTCCTCTTTATTCTAGATACGCAGGCATTCCTGACGGAAACGCAATAACCGTCAAGACCAGCAACAAGTGGATTGCAGCAGAATACGATTCCGAACCACGTGAAATCATCATTCTTGGAGAAGATCTGCCCGAAGCGGGAGCTTCCATTACAATTCAGGTTACCGACGAACAAAAACGGAAAACGACAAAAGAATTTGACATCCCTGGAATTTAA
- a CDS encoding polysaccharide deacetylase family protein yields MCKRFLLCFHDFSVWNFRTSLPILEELKELVGAPFSVLVIPDTENASDEAIAEFRSVLQKLKSDGFELALHGFKHKAEFSQGRSYAGLIGMNLTSGEAEFAGLCEYESSRLLQAALGAWKKLFADENGNAEAPVAFVPPTWFSNKFLPGQVRAEKMLYEDRFSLTTVDGVRYASPVASFAGIPKATEKAAFVYAEGILKFPFGTPRIAVHPVDFPRLRDVVRDTIRVALNNRRKLVHYSEL; encoded by the coding sequence ATGTGCAAGCGTTTTCTCCTTTGTTTTCATGATTTTTCGGTGTGGAATTTCCGCACGTCGCTTCCGATTCTCGAAGAACTCAAGGAATTGGTGGGGGCGCCTTTTAGTGTGTTGGTTATTCCTGATACAGAAAATGCGTCGGACGAAGCTATCGCGGAATTTCGCAGCGTTCTCCAAAAATTAAAGTCCGATGGCTTTGAGCTTGCGCTGCATGGCTTTAAGCATAAAGCCGAATTCAGCCAGGGGCGTAGCTATGCGGGGCTCATTGGCATGAACCTGACTTCGGGCGAAGCAGAATTTGCTGGGCTTTGCGAATATGAATCGAGCCGCCTTTTGCAGGCAGCTCTTGGTGCGTGGAAAAAACTTTTTGCCGATGAAAACGGAAATGCTGAAGCTCCTGTTGCGTTTGTTCCACCGACTTGGTTTAGCAACAAGTTCTTGCCGGGGCAAGTCCGTGCAGAAAAAATGTTGTACGAAGATCGCTTCTCGTTGACTACTGTTGACGGTGTGCGTTATGCGTCGCCTGTAGCAAGTTTTGCGGGTATACCCAAGGCCACAGAAAAAGCGGCTTTTGTTTATGCAGAGGGAATATTGAAATTTCCGTTTGGCACCCCGCGTATTGCTGTCCATCCGGTGGATTTTCCTCGACTGCGAGATGTTGTTCGCGATACAATACGCGTGGCGCTGAACAACAGGCGAAAGCTAGTCCACTATAGCGAATTATAA
- a CDS encoding undecaprenyl-diphosphate phosphatase gives MFESIILGLLQGLAEFLPISSSGHLVLGHELLGMNEAGMFFDIMLHAGTLLSIFVVFHKKITDIIVGCLRRDRDQLREAGYIILASIPTALIGLGFKDALESLFENPRAVCVAELFTGLLLFTSQWGPTGAKHPNNEGVKMNWWRALVTGTVQGIACIPGISRSGSTISAMMFMGVNRKYAGEFSFLMSIPAVGGAALLDCIKWIKCQSMTPEKALLNPEKALKCVDAGGFTPELLVGMIVAFIFGIIALKWLMNFVQKGKFQHFAWYVWAVGILGLIFLK, from the coding sequence ATGTTCGAATCTATCATTCTCGGCCTGTTGCAGGGCCTCGCCGAATTTCTCCCCATCTCCAGCTCTGGCCATTTAGTGCTCGGGCACGAACTTTTAGGCATGAACGAAGCAGGCATGTTCTTCGACATCATGCTCCACGCAGGTACACTGCTCTCGATCTTTGTGGTGTTCCACAAGAAGATTACGGACATCATCGTCGGTTGCCTCCGCCGTGACCGCGACCAGCTCCGCGAAGCAGGCTACATCATTCTCGCCAGCATCCCGACAGCGCTCATCGGCCTCGGCTTCAAGGACGCTCTCGAAAGCCTGTTCGAAAATCCGCGCGCCGTCTGCGTTGCAGAACTTTTCACCGGCCTTTTGCTTTTCACATCGCAGTGGGGCCCAACCGGCGCCAAGCACCCGAATAACGAAGGCGTCAAGATGAACTGGTGGCGCGCCCTCGTGACCGGCACCGTGCAAGGCATCGCCTGCATCCCGGGCATCAGCCGTAGCGGTTCGACCATCAGCGCCATGATGTTCATGGGCGTGAACCGCAAGTACGCCGGCGAATTCAGCTTCCTCATGAGTATCCCCGCCGTCGGCGGTGCAGCACTCCTCGATTGCATCAAGTGGATTAAATGCCAAAGCATGACTCCGGAAAAAGCGCTCCTCAATCCGGAAAAGGCATTGAAATGCGTCGATGCAGGCGGATTCACCCCAGAACTCTTGGTTGGCATGATTGTCGCGTTTATCTTCGGAATCATCGCCCTCAAGTGGCTCATGAACTTTGTACAAAAGGGCAAGTTCCAGCACTTCGCCTGGTACGTCTGGGCTGTGGGTATTTTGGGATTAATTTTCCTGAAATAG
- a CDS encoding PDDEXK nuclease domain-containing protein: protein MKSKEVISVKLVQDAKQIIETARENAVRSVDFCRVQMYWKLGKRIFEEEQHGKKRADYGAYIVKSLAEKLDAEYGSGFGIRQIERARQFFLLYPIASAVRTQLNWSQYKMLIAISDPDKREYYELEAVNNSWNGRELERQINSQLYERLLLSNDKESVLAVARKERIPETPQEVIKDPMVLLGFENKTGKITHQDIGQLQMYVNYHDRIEKLPDENPTIGILLCAGKNDSAVKMTLPEGNKTILATEYNLYLPTTEQLVGEINEAKELVKKRTAMQQLSADAEMAGAIKKNPFTIL, encoded by the coding sequence ATGAAGTCAAAAGAAGTTATCTCAGTGAAACTGGTTCAAGATGCCAAGCAAATCATCGAGACAGCGCGGGAAAACGCGGTCAGGAGCGTTGATTTCTGCCGTGTCCAGATGTACTGGAAACTTGGCAAGCGGATTTTTGAAGAAGAACAGCATGGCAAGAAGCGTGCCGATTACGGGGCATATATCGTTAAATCGCTTGCAGAAAAGCTGGATGCAGAGTATGGGAGCGGGTTTGGTATTCGGCAAATTGAACGCGCTCGTCAATTTTTCCTATTGTACCCAATTGCGTCCGCAGTGCGGACGCAATTGAACTGGTCTCAATATAAGATGCTTATTGCAATTTCCGACCCCGACAAGCGCGAATATTACGAGCTTGAAGCCGTGAACAATTCCTGGAACGGTCGCGAACTCGAACGTCAAATCAACAGTCAGTTATACGAACGTCTTTTGCTCAGTAATGACAAGGAATCTGTGCTGGCTGTTGCTCGCAAGGAACGCATTCCTGAAACTCCGCAAGAGGTCATCAAGGATCCGATGGTTCTACTTGGGTTTGAAAACAAGACGGGAAAAATCACGCACCAGGATATCGGCCAACTCCAGATGTATGTGAATTATCATGACCGTATCGAAAAGCTTCCCGATGAAAATCCGACTATCGGCATTCTTCTGTGCGCGGGCAAAAACGATTCTGCAGTGAAAATGACTTTGCCCGAAGGCAACAAGACTATCCTTGCTACTGAATATAACTTGTATCTGCCCACTACTGAGCAGCTGGTTGGTGAAATCAATGAGGCTAAGGAACTTGTGAAAAAACGAACTGCTATGCAGCAACTTTCCGCCGACGCTGAGATGGCTGGAGCTATAAAAAAGAACCCGTTCACGATTCTGTGA